A genomic window from Neoarius graeffei isolate fNeoGra1 chromosome 5, fNeoGra1.pri, whole genome shotgun sequence includes:
- the LOC132886475 gene encoding histone H1.0: protein MAETAAAPAAAKTKKAKSAKKATSHPKYSDMIQAAVEADKSRGGASRQSIQKYVKSHYKVGDSADAQIKLALRRLVAAGFLRQTKGIGASGSFKLAKAEEPTKKKKKKRQPASASPAAKKKPKAAVKARNPKAAAAAKPKRAPKPKKVAAKSPGKARKSKAAGADKKVNKKAAEKKKKSAVKVKKAVKKPRTASKPKKVKTTAAKKKPKAKTASKKTAKKK, encoded by the coding sequence ATGGCGGAAACGGCGGCGGCTCCGGCGGCGGCCAAAACCAAGAAGGCGAAATCAGCGAAGAAGGCGACGTCGCACCCGAAATACTCGGATATGATCCAGGCGGCGGTGGAGGCGGATAAAAGTCGCGGCGGCGCCTCGCGTCAGTCCATCCAGAAGTACGTGAAGAGCCACTACAAAGTGGGCGACAGCGCCGACGCGCAGATCAAACTGGCGCTCAGGAGGCTCGTCGCGGCCGGCTTCCTGCGCCAGACCAAAGGCATCGGAGCCTCGGGCTCGTTCAAGCTCGCCAAAGCCGAGGAGCcgaccaagaagaagaagaaaaagaggcaGCCGGCGTCCGCGTCTCCAGCGGCCAAGAAGAAACCCAAAGCCGCCGTGAAAGCCAGGAACCCCAAAGCCGCCGCCGCCGCAAAGCCCAAAAGAGCTCCCAAACCCAAAAAAGTGGCCGCCAAGTCTCCAGGCAAAGCGAGGAAGAGCAAAGCAGCCGGGGCTGACAAGAAAGTGAACAAAAAGGCGGCGGAGAAGAAGAAAAAGTCTGCTGTGAAGGTCAAGAAGGCGGTGAAGAAACCGAGAACAGCCTCCAAGCCGAAGAAGGTGAAAACcacagcggcgaagaagaaaccCAAAGCCAAGACGGCGAGCAAGAAAACGGCGAAGAAGAAGTGA